One genomic segment of Hordeum vulgare subsp. vulgare chromosome 2H, MorexV3_pseudomolecules_assembly, whole genome shotgun sequence includes these proteins:
- the LOC123425955 gene encoding squamosa promoter-binding-like protein 13, whose product MDRKDKSRKSPSAASMAALAAAAAAGDVAQANGMSGEEDQKLKLVNVPVVSVGGSSSSAAAVAVRRGSGAAGAVATGAAGAGGPSCQAERCGADLTEAKRYHRRHKVCEAHSKAAVVVVAGLRQRFCQQCSRFHELLEFDDQKRSCRRRLAGHNERRRKSSAEANGGDGCRHADQDGRSHPGNPPLNHFQIR is encoded by the exons ATGGACCGCAAGGACAAGTCTCGCAAGTCCCCCTCAGCAGCGTCCATGGCAGCGCTCGCCGCGGCAGCTGCGGCCGGCGACGTGGCCCAAGCCAACGGGATGTCCGGTGAGGAGGACCAGAAGCTGAAGCTTGTGAACGTTCCCGTGGTTTCCGTCGGTGGCTCGAGCTCCTCTGCTGCGGCGGTGGCGGTGAGGAGGGGCAGTGGTGCTGCTGGCGCCGTGGCAACGGGCGCGGCTGGGGCAGGCGGGCCGAGCTGCCAGGCCGAGAGGTGCGGCGCCGACCTCACCGAGGCGAAGCGGTACCACCGCAGGCACAAGGTGTGCGAGGCGCACTCAAAGGCTGCTGTCGTGGTCGTCGCCGGTCTGCGCCAGCGCTTTTGTCAGCAATGCAGCCG GTTCCACGAGCTTCTGGAGTTCGACGACCAAAAGCGCAGCTGCCGCCGGCGCCTGGCCGGGCACAACGAGCGGCGGAGGAAGAGCTCGGCTGAGGCGAACGGCGGCGACGGGTGCCGCCACGCCGACCAGGACGGCCGTAGCCACCCTGGGAACCCGCCGCTGAACCATTTCCAGATCAGATAA